From one Paramormyrops kingsleyae isolate MSU_618 chromosome 1, PKINGS_0.4, whole genome shotgun sequence genomic stretch:
- the il15ra gene encoding interleukin-15 receptor subunit alpha isoform X2: MMTCHAYHLSVFLLLSVGASLHRNYVFVSAKDTCSDPPPKEHTIPNGSAMVHKENSQYRYKCIDGYLRKAGTSSLIWCKKNNNLLQWYNVDGSKALICIRSPKMEHARTTRATAGPTTVPVTSIAPITTPPTTASKTTLTTTTAPTTTTPTTTTTARTTTTPTTTTTARTTTTPTTTTTARTTTTAPKTAPTTTTAPSMIPIMNWKSTISQSSISPLPSKTTKTYDRPQTPFTDVTTNVKLHNPEPSLGPRRPSDTPGSRSGPNNPQKTSPSTAVQSTFIGSGAIAVIVLVAVVLLLWRWRRTRVIEQVIMPEMLVLMNLTQVNQSEDENQPNRETASFNEVNN, from the exons ATGATGACTTGCCATGCTTATCATCTTTCAGTTTTTCTTCTACTCTCCGTCGGCGCTTCTTTGCATCGGAATTACGTCTTTGTCAGCGCAAAAG ACACGTGCTCGGACCCCCCGCCAAAGGAACACACCATCCCGAATGGCTCAGCAATGGTCCACAAGGAGAACAGCCAGTACCGCTACAAGTGCATTGATGGCTACCTGAGGAAGGCTGGCACATCCAGCCTGATCTGGTGCAAGAAGAATAACAACTTACTGCAGTGGTACAACGTCGACGGGTCCAAAGCGCTCATCTGCATAC GTTCTCCAAAGATGGAACACG CAAGAACCACAAGAGCAACAGCAGGCCCCACAACAGTACCAGTCACTTCAATAGCACCAATAACCACACCACCAACCACAGCCTCCAAAACAACACTAACAACCACAACAGCACCAACAACCACGACACCCACAACAACCACCACAGCACGGACAACCACGACACCCACAACAACCACCACAGCACGGACAACCACGACACCCACAACAACCACCACAGCACGGACAACCACAACAGCCCCGAAAACAGCGCCAACAACGACAACAGCACCCAGCATGATCCCTATAATGAACTGGAAGTCCACCATATCACAATCCAGCATCAGTCCCCTCCCATCAAAGACAACAAAAACTTATGACCGCCCACAGACGCCCTTCACCGATGTGACTACAAATGTGAAGCTTCACAACCCAGAACCCTCCCTTGGACCAAGAAGGCCATCCGATACCCCGGGAAGCAGAAGCG GACCCAACAATCCACAGAAGACTTCACCAAGTACTGCTGTGCAATCTA CCTTCATCGGCAGTGGAGCGATTGCAGTGATTGTGCTCGTAGCCGTGGTGCTCCTGCTGTGGAGATGGAGACG CACGAGAGTAATTGAGCAGGTTATCATGCCGGAGATGCTGGTACTCATGAATTTGACCCAGGTGAACCAGTCGGAAGATGAAAATCAGCCAAACAGAGAAACAGCTTCTTTCAATGAAGTCAACAATTAa
- the il15ra gene encoding interleukin-15 receptor subunit alpha isoform X3, with protein sequence MVHKENSQYRYKCIDGYLRKAGTSSLIWCKKNNNLLQWYNVDGSKALICIRSPKMEHARTTRATAGPTTVPVTSIAPITTPPTTASKTTLTTTTAPTTTTPTTTTTARTTTTPTTTTTARTTTTPTTTTTARTTTTAPKTAPTTTTAPSMIPIMNWKSTISQSSISPLPSKTTKTYDRPQTPFTDVTTNVKLHNPEPSLGPRRPSDTPGSRSGPNNPQKTSPSTAVQSTFIGSGAIAVIVLVAVVLLLWRWRRSTRVIEQVIMPEMLVLMNLTQVNQSEDENQPNRETASFNEVNN encoded by the exons ATGGTCCACAAGGAGAACAGCCAGTACCGCTACAAGTGCATTGATGGCTACCTGAGGAAGGCTGGCACATCCAGCCTGATCTGGTGCAAGAAGAATAACAACTTACTGCAGTGGTACAACGTCGACGGGTCCAAAGCGCTCATCTGCATAC GTTCTCCAAAGATGGAACACG CAAGAACCACAAGAGCAACAGCAGGCCCCACAACAGTACCAGTCACTTCAATAGCACCAATAACCACACCACCAACCACAGCCTCCAAAACAACACTAACAACCACAACAGCACCAACAACCACGACACCCACAACAACCACCACAGCACGGACAACCACGACACCCACAACAACCACCACAGCACGGACAACCACGACACCCACAACAACCACCACAGCACGGACAACCACAACAGCCCCGAAAACAGCGCCAACAACGACAACAGCACCCAGCATGATCCCTATAATGAACTGGAAGTCCACCATATCACAATCCAGCATCAGTCCCCTCCCATCAAAGACAACAAAAACTTATGACCGCCCACAGACGCCCTTCACCGATGTGACTACAAATGTGAAGCTTCACAACCCAGAACCCTCCCTTGGACCAAGAAGGCCATCCGATACCCCGGGAAGCAGAAGCG GACCCAACAATCCACAGAAGACTTCACCAAGTACTGCTGTGCAATCTA CCTTCATCGGCAGTGGAGCGATTGCAGTGATTGTGCTCGTAGCCGTGGTGCTCCTGCTGTGGAGATGGAGACG CAGCACGAGAGTAATTGAGCAGGTTATCATGCCGGAGATGCTGGTACTCATGAATTTGACCCAGGTGAACCAGTCGGAAGATGAAAATCAGCCAAACAGAGAAACAGCTTCTTTCAATGAAGTCAACAATTAa
- the il15ra gene encoding interleukin-15 receptor subunit alpha isoform X1 codes for MMTCHAYHLSVFLLLSVGASLHRNYVFVSAKDTCSDPPPKEHTIPNGSAMVHKENSQYRYKCIDGYLRKAGTSSLIWCKKNNNLLQWYNVDGSKALICIRSPKMEHARTTRATAGPTTVPVTSIAPITTPPTTASKTTLTTTTAPTTTTPTTTTTARTTTTPTTTTTARTTTTPTTTTTARTTTTAPKTAPTTTTAPSMIPIMNWKSTISQSSISPLPSKTTKTYDRPQTPFTDVTTNVKLHNPEPSLGPRRPSDTPGSRSGPNNPQKTSPSTAVQSTFIGSGAIAVIVLVAVVLLLWRWRRSTRVIEQVIMPEMLVLMNLTQVNQSEDENQPNRETASFNEVNN; via the exons ATGATGACTTGCCATGCTTATCATCTTTCAGTTTTTCTTCTACTCTCCGTCGGCGCTTCTTTGCATCGGAATTACGTCTTTGTCAGCGCAAAAG ACACGTGCTCGGACCCCCCGCCAAAGGAACACACCATCCCGAATGGCTCAGCAATGGTCCACAAGGAGAACAGCCAGTACCGCTACAAGTGCATTGATGGCTACCTGAGGAAGGCTGGCACATCCAGCCTGATCTGGTGCAAGAAGAATAACAACTTACTGCAGTGGTACAACGTCGACGGGTCCAAAGCGCTCATCTGCATAC GTTCTCCAAAGATGGAACACG CAAGAACCACAAGAGCAACAGCAGGCCCCACAACAGTACCAGTCACTTCAATAGCACCAATAACCACACCACCAACCACAGCCTCCAAAACAACACTAACAACCACAACAGCACCAACAACCACGACACCCACAACAACCACCACAGCACGGACAACCACGACACCCACAACAACCACCACAGCACGGACAACCACGACACCCACAACAACCACCACAGCACGGACAACCACAACAGCCCCGAAAACAGCGCCAACAACGACAACAGCACCCAGCATGATCCCTATAATGAACTGGAAGTCCACCATATCACAATCCAGCATCAGTCCCCTCCCATCAAAGACAACAAAAACTTATGACCGCCCACAGACGCCCTTCACCGATGTGACTACAAATGTGAAGCTTCACAACCCAGAACCCTCCCTTGGACCAAGAAGGCCATCCGATACCCCGGGAAGCAGAAGCG GACCCAACAATCCACAGAAGACTTCACCAAGTACTGCTGTGCAATCTA CCTTCATCGGCAGTGGAGCGATTGCAGTGATTGTGCTCGTAGCCGTGGTGCTCCTGCTGTGGAGATGGAGACG CAGCACGAGAGTAATTGAGCAGGTTATCATGCCGGAGATGCTGGTACTCATGAATTTGACCCAGGTGAACCAGTCGGAAGATGAAAATCAGCCAAACAGAGAAACAGCTTCTTTCAATGAAGTCAACAATTAa